One window of Anopheles merus strain MAF unplaced genomic scaffold, AmerM5.1 LNR4000371, whole genome shotgun sequence genomic DNA carries:
- the LOC121602242 gene encoding odorant receptor Or2-like, which translates to MDITTKQGEFPLVKLSTKLLRNIRFWNDSPGQRIPSFGLLVTATYPIIWLIPSWLFLVSSQDNVTHFMKAANEQIVFSLIFCKLCFYAIHFRRWEKLFYNLQRSFSSVLNNPSLEIQTILGHVTKSTHKLTKYYCSTVSFNCAAYGLFPMLFVVVKYAVTGSYDVPLSTPIEANYFIPGLRTNFWVWLPVNLTLSAMLELHGFALFFVETFTWNLVYATSCMFRILQILANELSHQSRNEKEWNIKLKTFIALHDSVLRSAEILEEILSLQMLLLYISTILALCLGMVVLSLAVNEVYVLLTTMAVFGYCTFQTFSFSYLGTELIEQSEAVADAIFHSKWYTQKLNRQKDMCFLMMRANKPVKLTAAKLFVVTRDSFTQVIKQAYTIFTLMSQFLDNPVN; encoded by the exons atggaCATTACGACTAAGCAAGGTGAATTTCCCCTGGTAAAACTCTCTACAAAGTTGTTAAGAAACATTCGTTTTTGGAACGATTCTCCGGGACAAAGGATTCCTTCCTTCGGATTGCTGGTTACTGCCACATATCCAATAATATGGCTTATCCCTAGCTGGTTGTTTCTTGTCAGCTCGCAGGATAATGTCACACATTTCATGAAGGCAGCTAACGAACAGATAGTGTTCTCCCTTATCTTCTGCAAATTGTGCTTCTACGCAATTCATTTTCGTCGTTGGGAGAAGCTGTTTTACAATCTGCAACGTTCGTTCAGCAGCGTTCTGAACAATCCAAGTCTCGAGATTCAAACCATTTTGGGACACGTAACGAAATCGACCCATAAGCTCACTAAATACTACTGTTCTACAGTAAGCTTCAACTGTGCTGCGTACGGCTTATTTCCAATGTTGTTCGTAGTGGTTAAATATGCCGTGACGGGTTCGTACGACGTACCGCTTTCAACACCGATCGAGGCAAA CTATTTTATCCCCGGCCTGCGTACAAACTTTTGGGTTTGGTTGCCAGTGAATTTAACACTAAGCGCGATGCTGGAGTTGCAtggctttgctttgtttttcgttgAAACCTTCACATGGAATCTTGTGTATGCCACATCCTGTATGTTTCGAATTCTGCAAATCCTGGCCAACGAGCTTTCGCATCAAAGTCGAAATGAAAAGGAATGGAACATCAAACTTAAAACATTCATAGCTCTGCATGATTCTGTGCTAAG ATCGGCTGAAATATTGGAGGAAATATTGAGTTTACAGATGTTATTGCTTTACATATCCACCATTTTGGCTCTGTGTCTGGGTATGGTCGTGCTGTCTTTG GCTGTCAATGAGGTGTATGTGCTGTTGACTACCATGGCCGTATTCGGTTACTGTACGTTTCAAACCTTTTCCTTCTCTTATCTCGGCACTGAGCTCATTGAGCAAAGCGAAGCAGTAGCGGATGCAATTTTCCACAGCAAATGGTACACGCAGAAGCTGAACAGACAGAAAGACATGTGTTTCTTGATGATGCGAGCAAATAAGCCGGTGAAATTAACTGCCGCCAAGTTGTTCGTTGTAACACGTGACTCCTTCACCCag GTGATAAAACAGGCGTACACAATCTTTACATTGATGTCACAGTTTTTGGACAACCCtgtgaattaa
- the LOC121602240 gene encoding putative odorant receptor 59c, with amino-acid sequence MKAANEQIVFSLIFCKLCFYAIHFRRWEKLFYNLQRSFSSVLNNPSLEIQTILGHVTKSTHKLTKYYCSTVSFNCAAYGLFPMLFVVVKYAVTGSYDVPLSTPIEANYFIPGLRTNFWVWLPVNLTLSAMLELHGFALFFVETFTWNLVYATSCMFRILQILANELSHQSRNEKEWNIKLKTFIALHDSVLRSAEILEEILSLQMLLLYISTILALCLGMVVLSLAVNEVYVLLTTMAVFGYCTFQTFSFSYLGTELIEQSEAVADAIFHSKWYTQKLNRQKDMCFLMMRANKPVKLTAAKLFVVTRDSFTQVIKQAYTIFALMSQFLDDTMG; translated from the exons ATGAAGGCAGCTAACGAACAGATAGTGTTCTCCCTTATCTTCTGCAAATTGTGCTTCTACGCAATTCATTTTCGTCGTTGGGAGAAGCTGTTTTACAATCTGCAACGTTCGTTCAGCAGCGTTCTGAACAATCCAAGTCTCGAGATTCAAACCATTTTGGGACACGTAACGAAATCGACCCATAAGCTCACTAAATACTACTGTTCTACAGTAAGCTTCAACTGTGCTGCGTACGGCTTATTTCCAATGTTGTTCGTAGTGGTTAAATATGCCGTGACGGGTTCGTACGACGTACCGCTTTCAACACCGATCGAGGCAAA CTATTTTATCCCCGGCCTGCGTACAAACTTTTGGGTTTGGTTGCCAGTGAATTTAACACTAAGCGCGATGCTGGAGTTGCAtggctttgctttgtttttcgttgAAACCTTCACATGGAATCTTGTGTATGCCACATCCTGTATGTTTCGAATTCTGCAAATCCTGGCCAACGAGCTTTCGCATCAAAGTCGAAATGAAAAGGAATGGAACATCAAACTTAAAACATTCATAGCTCTGCATGATTCTGTGCTAAG ATCGGCTGAAATATTGGAGGAAATATTGAGTTTACAGATGTTATTGCTTTACATATCCACCATTTTGGCTCTGTGTCTGGGTATGGTCGTGCTGTCTTTG GCTGTCAATGAGGTGTATGTGCTGTTGACTACCATGGCCGTATTCGGTTACTGTACGTTTCAAACCTTTTCCTTCTCTTATCTCGGCACTGAGCTCATTGAGCAAAGCGAAGCAGTAGCGGATGCAATTTTCCACAGCAAATGGTACACGCAGAAGCTGAACAGACAGAAAGACATGTGTTTCTTGATGATGCGAGCAAATAAGCCGGTGAAATTAACTGCCGCCAAGTTGTTCGTTGTAACACGTGACTCCTTCACTCAG GTGATTAAACAGGCGTACACAATCTTTGCACTTATGTCACAGTTTTTGGACGACACGATGGGTTAG
- the LOC121602243 gene encoding putative odorant receptor 59c, whose amino-acid sequence MVVLSLPIDDFILLLTTFVAFGYCTFQTFSFSYLGTELIEQSEAVADAIFHSKWYTQKLNRQKDMCFLMMRANKPVKLTAAKLFVVTRDSFTQVIKQAYTIFTLMSQFLDNPVN is encoded by the exons ATGGTTGTTTTGTCTTTG CCCATCGATGACTTTATTTTGCTGCTAACAACATTTGTCGCATTCGGTTACTGTACGTTTCAAACCTTTTCCTTCTCTTATCTCGGCACTGAGCTCATTGAGCAAAGCGAAGCAGTAGCGGATGCAATTTTCCACAGCAAATGGTACACGCAGAAGCTGAACAGACAGAAAGACATGTGTTTCTTGATGATGCGAGCAAATAAGCCGGTGAAATTAACTGCCGCCAAGTTGTTCGTTGTAACACGTGACTCCTTCACCCag GTGATAAAACAGGCGTACACAATCTTTACATTGATGTCACAGTTTTTGGACAACCCtgtgaattaa
- the LOC121602244 gene encoding alkyldihydroxyacetonephosphate synthase-like — protein sequence MSSSSAERTPVAKGNEGTGASAPASMDPSVPKKIVSAIPKQRQQLLKWNGWGYKDSRFLYQDGTIIFTGDRYPIGGKVSLPHFRDYVIENFNVDLSDRREGVPVPNEYPAPVPCPEFLADIRGHGIDCTQNGEDRLIRCHGQTLHDVHMMRTGTFKRIPDVVLFPTSHEQVEQIVQSANKRNVVLIPYGGGTSVSGSVTCPEGETRPIAALDTSQMNRMLWIDRQNLVACFEAGIVGQDLERELRQLGFTVGHEPDSYEFSTLGGWVATRASGMKKNVYGNIEDLLVRVKMVTSKGVLERSLAVPRVSCGPDFNHLVLGSEGTLGVITEVVIKIRPLPQVKRYGSLVFPDFGSGIRCLREVARERLQPASIRLIDNEQFVFGQALKIPGGPLATVSEKLKKVYLTRWKRLQLDRIAIATLLFEGHDAQVKQHEAKIFAIAKRYGGFSAGSSNGEKGYILTFVIAYIRDLALDYSIVAESFETSVSWDRCEALCTNVKSCVRKECAKHNIQHYLISCRVTQTYDAGACVYFYFGFNHAGFSNPVTIYEEIENKARDEILASGGSISHHHGVGKIRSRWYPQSVSDVGVQLYKATKRELDPNNIFAAGNLIPAQLQDTNEPTSLKAKL from the exons ATGTCATCATCGTCAGCCGAAAGGACACCCGTTGCCAAAGGAAACGAAGGGACCGGCGCCAGCGCACCCGCGTCGATGGATCCAAGCGTGCCGAAGAAAATTGTCAGCGCTATACCGAAGCAAAG ACAGCAATTGCTCAAATGGAATGGCTGGGGTTACAAGGATTCGCGCTTTCTCTACCAGGATGGAACGATCATATTCACTGGCGATAG GTATCCCATCGGTGGAAAAGTGTCGCTGCCACACTTTCGCGACTACGTGATCGAGAACTTCAACGTCGATCTGTCCGATCGGCGCGAAGGTGTACCGGTGCCGAACGAGTATCCAGCCCCAGTGCCCTGTCCCGAGTTTCTGGCCGACATACGAGGCCACGGTATCGACTGCACGCAGAATGGCGAAGATCGGTTGATCCGGTGCCATGGACAAACGCTACACGACGTGCACATGATGCGCACCGGTACGTTCAAGCGCATCCCGGACGTGGTCCTGTTTCCCACCTCCCACGAGCAGGTGGAGCAGATCGTTCAGTCCGCCAACAAGCGCAACGTGGTGCTGATACCGTACGGTGGCGGTACGTCAGTGTCCGGCTCGGTCACCTGTCCGGAGGGTGAAACGCGCCCGATAGCGGCCCTCGATACGTCGCAGATGAATCGGATGCTGTGGATCGATCGCCAGAATCTGGTCGCCTGCTTCGAGGCGGGAATCGTCGGCCAGGACCTGGAGCGTGAGTTGCGCCAGCTTGGGTTCACCGTCGGGCACGAGCCGGACAGCTACGAGTTTTCCACGCTTGGCGGCTGGGTGGCCACGCGTGCTTCCGGCATGAAGAAGAACGTGTACGGCAACATCGAGGATCTGCTGGTGCGCGTCAAGATGGTGACCAGCAAGGGTGTGCTGGAGCGAAGTTTGGCCGTGCCGCGGGTATCCTGTGGGCCCGACTTTAACCATCTCGTGCTCGGCTCGGAAGGTACGCTCGGTGTGATCACGGAGGTGGTCATCAAGATACGGCCCCTGCCCCAGGTCAAGCGGTACGGTTCGCTCGTCTTTCCCGACTTCGGGTCCGGCATCCGATGTTTGCGCGAGGTGGCCCGCGAGCGGCTGCAGCCGGCCAGCATACGGCTCATCGACAACGAGCAGTTCGTGTTTGGCCAGGCGCTCAAAATACCGGGCGGCCCGCTGGCGACGGTGAGCGAGAAGCTGAAAAAGGTGTACCTAACGCGGTGGAAGCGGTTGCAGCTCGATCGTATCGCGATCGCGACACTGCTGTTCGAAGGACACGACGCGCAGGTGAAGCAGCACGAGGCAAAGATTTTCGCTATCGCCAAACGGTACGGTGGGTTCTcggccggcagcagcaacggcgaGAAGGGCTACATTCTTACCTTCGTCATCGCGTACATCAGG GACCTGGCCCTGGATTACAGCATTGTGGCGGAATCGTTCGAAACCTCCGTATCGTGGGATCGCTGCGAAGCACTCTGTACCAACGTAAAAAGCTGCGTTCGCAAG GAATGTGCCAAACATAACATCCAACACTACCTCATCTCCTGCCGGGTAACGCAAACGTACGATGCTGGCGCGTGCGTGTACTTTTACTTCGGCTTTAACCATGCCGGCTTCTCGAACCCCGTCACCATTTACGAGGAAATCGAAAACAAGGCGCGCGATGAAATCCTCGCCTCCGGTGGTTCCATCTCGCACCATCACGGTGTGGGCAAGATACGATCGCGCTGGTACCCGCAGAGCGTCTCCGATGTCGGTGTACAGCTGTACAAGGCAACCAAGCGGGAGCTAGATCCAAACAACATCTTTGCCGCTGGCAATCTCATCCCGGCCCAGCTGCAGGACACCAACGAACCCACCAGTCTGAAAGCAAAGCTGTAA